In Luteolibacter sp. Y139, a genomic segment contains:
- the rnhA gene encoding ribonuclease HI, which translates to MKRVVIHTDGACKGNPGPGGYGIVMVCGRHRLELSKGYTRTTNNRMELLATIVALEALKEPCEIELLSDSRYVIDAMTKNWIKGWKAKGWKTASNGPVKNKDLWLRLSAAAEVHKVTWKWLRGHAGHKENERCDVLAVTAATGRGLLEDAGFEG; encoded by the coding sequence ATGAAACGCGTGGTCATCCATACCGACGGCGCCTGCAAGGGCAATCCCGGCCCTGGAGGTTACGGAATCGTCATGGTCTGCGGCCGCCACCGGCTGGAGCTCTCGAAGGGCTACACCCGCACCACCAACAACCGCATGGAACTCCTCGCCACCATCGTGGCGCTGGAAGCTCTCAAGGAGCCGTGCGAAATCGAGCTCCTGTCCGACTCCCGCTACGTCATCGACGCGATGACCAAGAACTGGATCAAGGGCTGGAAGGCCAAGGGGTGGAAAACCGCCTCTAATGGCCCGGTGAAAAACAAGGACCTCTGGCTCCGCCTTTCCGCCGCCGCCGAGGTCCACAAGGTCACCTGGAAGTGGCTCCGCGGCCACGCCGGCCACAAGGAAAACGAACGCTGCGACGTCCTCGCCGTCACCGCCGCCACCGGCCGCGGCCTGCTGGAAGACGCCGGCTTCGAGGGCTGA
- a CDS encoding OmpP1/FadL family transporter has translation MSFTSSQVIRVGLACSAVLASRGYGLGIEFTYHDPEVLARGNAGVASNGNASAVYYNPAMLGTGEGSDLLLNGYVLDYKVSHTGAGGHTDLKDGPAVAASAFASTPLNDRVSLGLGLYSPFGQKNEWPDNSPLRGYATDTELLFMAGTAALGFEVTPNFRLGISGSAVKSTADINRGIFVPGDTFSVEGDGNGWGVGGGFEWEPFEGHHIGGTVRYWSPITYKGKETVVLRVPSPSATVGPVQSELEFPLEATAGYSWTPNEKWLFEVDVTFNDWSSFDNFVLEQPGGNIVEPMNWEDSYIIMAGVTRKWDSGWWVGGGYWFSEKTTPDSTFNPRLPDVDLHVFSLGTGYRTECWAAEFTYQYGYGEPRQITGSAPALPSGASADGKLTYHAHGFAAGLRWFW, from the coding sequence ATGAGTTTTACCTCCTCCCAAGTGATTCGCGTCGGGCTGGCATGTTCGGCGGTGTTAGCCAGCCGCGGTTACGGGCTTGGCATCGAGTTCACCTATCATGATCCCGAGGTTCTTGCACGTGGAAATGCAGGGGTGGCGTCGAATGGGAATGCGTCCGCCGTTTACTACAACCCGGCGATGCTTGGAACGGGCGAGGGCTCCGACCTGCTGCTGAACGGATATGTGCTCGACTACAAGGTCTCCCATACCGGCGCGGGTGGTCATACCGATCTGAAGGACGGTCCGGCGGTCGCGGCCAGTGCCTTTGCCTCGACTCCGCTGAATGACCGGGTGTCGCTGGGACTGGGACTTTATTCTCCCTTCGGCCAGAAGAACGAATGGCCGGACAACTCGCCGCTGCGCGGCTATGCGACGGACACAGAGTTGCTATTCATGGCAGGCACGGCGGCGCTGGGATTCGAGGTGACGCCGAATTTCCGTCTGGGCATTTCCGGCAGCGCGGTGAAAAGCACGGCTGATATCAACCGCGGGATCTTCGTTCCCGGCGATACGTTTTCGGTGGAGGGCGATGGCAATGGATGGGGCGTCGGCGGTGGTTTCGAGTGGGAACCCTTCGAAGGTCATCACATTGGCGGCACGGTGCGCTACTGGTCGCCCATCACCTACAAGGGCAAGGAGACCGTGGTGCTGCGGGTGCCCTCACCGAGCGCGACGGTGGGACCGGTGCAGTCCGAACTGGAGTTCCCGCTGGAGGCGACGGCCGGCTACTCGTGGACGCCGAATGAGAAGTGGCTCTTCGAGGTGGACGTGACGTTCAATGACTGGTCGTCCTTCGACAACTTCGTGCTGGAGCAACCGGGCGGCAACATCGTGGAGCCGATGAATTGGGAGGACAGCTACATCATCATGGCCGGTGTAACCCGCAAGTGGGACTCGGGCTGGTGGGTGGGCGGCGGCTATTGGTTCTCCGAGAAGACGACGCCTGATTCGACTTTCAACCCGCGCCTGCCGGATGTGGATCTCCATGTCTTCAGCCTGGGCACCGGCTACCGCACGGAGTGCTGGGCGGCGGAGTTCACCTATCAGTATGGCTACGGCGAACCGCGCCAGATCACTGGCAGCGCGCCGGCCTTGCCCTCGGGGGCCAGTGCCGATGGCAAGCTGACGTATCATGCCCACGGCTTCGCGGCCGGCTTACGATGGTTCTGGTAG
- a CDS encoding NupC/NupG family nucleoside CNT transporter — MLTDLLRAVLGIASLIGIGVLCSENRKAIDWKLVGGGLGLQMILALCFLVVPGGSDVFNAVAEFFVWITDFSIEGSKFVFGELAERSTMDRVIGGKGGFVFAFQVLPTIVFFSALCSLLYYVGFLQKVVWAFAWVSKKFMKLSGAESLAAAAEIFLGQTESPLMIKPYIDRMNRSEIFALMTGGMATIAGGVLVAYIGFLGGQDRAQQVAFAKFLMCASFMGAPASLVVAKLLIPQTEPIDDSLHVPKDTLGANALDALATGTSEGLKLAANVGAMLIAFVAFAGLLNGCLKWVGGIFDYPQLSLDVLLGFVFAPVAWIIGIDWADAPKVGALIGTKLVFTEFMAYLQLGELKSTGVLSPRTIFIATFALCGFANFASIGIQLGGTGGIAPGQRPTIAALGFKAVLAGTMATLMTATLAGALYRWAV; from the coding sequence ATGCTAACAGACCTCCTCCGCGCCGTGCTCGGCATTGCCAGCCTTATCGGAATCGGCGTGCTTTGCTCGGAGAACCGGAAGGCGATCGACTGGAAGCTGGTGGGTGGCGGGCTGGGATTGCAGATGATCCTGGCGCTGTGCTTCCTAGTGGTGCCCGGGGGCAGCGATGTTTTCAACGCGGTGGCGGAGTTCTTCGTCTGGATCACCGATTTCTCGATCGAGGGGTCCAAGTTCGTCTTCGGCGAGCTGGCGGAGCGCAGCACGATGGACCGGGTGATCGGGGGCAAGGGAGGGTTCGTCTTCGCGTTCCAGGTGTTACCCACGATCGTGTTCTTTTCCGCGCTGTGCTCGCTGCTGTACTATGTGGGCTTCCTGCAAAAGGTGGTGTGGGCCTTTGCCTGGGTGAGCAAGAAATTCATGAAGCTGTCCGGGGCTGAATCACTGGCCGCGGCGGCGGAGATTTTCCTGGGGCAGACGGAGTCGCCGCTGATGATCAAGCCCTACATCGACCGGATGAATCGCAGCGAGATCTTCGCGCTGATGACGGGCGGGATGGCGACGATCGCCGGTGGGGTGCTGGTGGCCTACATCGGGTTTTTGGGCGGGCAGGACAGAGCCCAGCAGGTTGCCTTCGCCAAGTTCCTGATGTGTGCGTCCTTCATGGGCGCGCCAGCCTCGCTGGTGGTGGCGAAGCTGCTGATCCCGCAAACGGAGCCGATCGATGACTCGCTGCATGTGCCGAAGGACACGCTGGGTGCCAATGCGCTTGATGCGCTTGCGACCGGCACTTCGGAGGGGCTGAAGCTGGCGGCGAATGTGGGGGCGATGCTGATCGCGTTCGTGGCGTTCGCCGGCCTGCTGAATGGCTGCCTGAAGTGGGTGGGCGGGATCTTCGACTATCCCCAGTTGTCGCTGGATGTGTTGCTGGGTTTTGTGTTCGCGCCGGTCGCATGGATCATCGGCATTGACTGGGCGGATGCTCCGAAAGTGGGGGCATTGATTGGCACCAAGCTGGTCTTCACCGAGTTCATGGCGTACCTTCAGCTCGGGGAACTCAAGAGTACGGGGGTGCTGAGTCCGAGGACGATTTTCATCGCGACCTTCGCGCTGTGCGGGTTTGCGAACTTTGCTTCGATCGGGATCCAGCTTGGGGGGACCGGTGGTATTGCGCCGGGGCAGCGGCCGACGATTGCGGCGCTGGGTTTCAAGGCGGTGCTGGCGGGGACGATGGCGACGCTGATGACGGCGACTTTGGCGGGGGCGCTTTACCGGTGGGCGGTGTGA
- a CDS encoding sensor histidine kinase gives MSDPFDHWMPFRRRDGAWDGSRVSERIRREVISPLEALVERVNHPRAEIPEGSRQSLENVFASVSESFAATDHAGAVESLDQAWHGWEVKLQGFTRGGGEVSLKRIGKVPDIGREASRQLYLAVREAIGNAMKHAVAGRIEVLMVPWQKGCAVTVADNGRGISPTKAGGIGMDTMRRRMARCGGEVLVHPIEGTVIEFRLPLPSRTLWEWLLAGSRVDRGVSPGRAEEIIGRWQERVERFGGLEVVFSEWPLAAGWIESRLPVERRAPDDLTKFPEWLETELRHIGAGEVVETEPSADRVRCRVSWHGEVDPLHWLELGLVALLSRPVVLRVTGSSSLELITARRPDLLPVSANAGSFASLVHNTWAGGLPAARDDFSSYLHDVLAQELVAESMRWEIARESCPPGPLRARYDQCQHELQKIAVLARGLSHELADG, from the coding sequence ATGAGCGATCCCTTCGACCACTGGATGCCATTCCGCCGGCGGGATGGAGCATGGGATGGCTCTCGTGTCAGCGAGCGGATCCGGCGTGAAGTCATCTCGCCGCTGGAGGCTCTGGTGGAACGCGTGAATCATCCGCGGGCGGAGATTCCCGAGGGCTCGCGGCAGTCTTTGGAAAACGTCTTCGCCTCGGTGAGCGAGAGCTTCGCGGCGACCGATCACGCGGGAGCGGTGGAATCGCTCGATCAAGCGTGGCACGGCTGGGAGGTGAAGCTGCAGGGCTTCACGCGCGGCGGCGGCGAGGTGTCACTGAAGCGGATTGGCAAGGTGCCGGACATCGGCCGTGAGGCATCGCGCCAGCTCTATCTGGCGGTGCGTGAGGCGATCGGAAATGCGATGAAGCATGCGGTGGCCGGCCGCATCGAGGTGCTGATGGTTCCGTGGCAAAAGGGCTGTGCGGTGACGGTGGCCGACAATGGGCGCGGAATTTCACCCACGAAGGCCGGAGGGATCGGCATGGACACGATGCGGCGGCGGATGGCGCGCTGCGGGGGAGAGGTGCTGGTGCATCCGATCGAGGGCACGGTGATCGAGTTCCGGCTGCCGCTGCCGAGCCGCACGCTGTGGGAGTGGCTGCTGGCCGGCAGCCGCGTCGACCGCGGAGTGAGCCCGGGCCGGGCGGAGGAAATCATCGGCCGGTGGCAGGAGCGGGTGGAGCGGTTCGGCGGTCTGGAAGTGGTTTTTTCGGAATGGCCGCTGGCTGCCGGGTGGATCGAGTCGCGGCTGCCGGTGGAGCGGCGTGCGCCGGATGATTTGACGAAGTTTCCGGAGTGGCTTGAGACCGAGCTGCGGCACATCGGGGCGGGCGAGGTGGTGGAAACGGAGCCGTCTGCGGATCGGGTGCGCTGCCGGGTTTCCTGGCACGGGGAAGTGGATCCGCTGCATTGGCTGGAGCTGGGTTTGGTGGCCTTGCTGTCGCGGCCGGTGGTGCTGCGGGTGACGGGTTCCTCCAGTCTGGAGCTGATCACGGCGCGGCGGCCGGATTTGCTGCCGGTATCGGCGAATGCGGGTTCGTTCGCGTCGCTGGTGCACAATACGTGGGCGGGTGGGCTGCCTGCGGCGCGCGATGACTTTTCGTCTTATCTGCACGATGTGTTGGCGCAGGAACTCGTCGCTGAATCGATGCGTTGGGAGATCGCGCGCGAGAGTTGTCCGCCGGGGCCCTTGCGGGCGCGCTATGACCAGTGCCAGCACGAGCTGCAAAAGATCGCGGTGCTCGCCCGCGGGCTCTCGCATGAGTTGGCGGATGGCTGA